The Daphnia magna isolate NIES linkage group LG3, ASM2063170v1.1, whole genome shotgun sequence genomic interval TATGGCCAAAAAAGATATCATCATCctgaaacgaaagaaaattaCTCACTGCTAAATGCCACATTGCTTTCCAAAAAATGTTGGTaggctttttcttttgccaattCCGTTTCGCTTGTTTCACGTCACGCGCTGACGATCAGTTCcacagacattttttttctttcaatagaTCCAGACGGAAATGTTGGTTTCCGGAGTCATTCCTTCTAACTCCACATTCAGGAGCGTGAAAGAAAACAGTCAAGACAAGATATCCATCGTTCTACAATTCATTTGCCAGTCGGTCTTCATATTCATTGCGTAACCGAGTATGACGATTGGCGTGACTAACACACTCACGAAACGGAAGATGATGGCATTCTTGCGGCACTGGATATTTTTCAATGGTCGACGATCTTTTAGAGCTCGAGGGCGGCTCCGTATCCGTTTCTCTCCTCCCGTCCAATTAATGATCGATCGGGAACAGGTAGCGGAAATAGCTCTTCCGACGGTATCCGTATTTAAAAGTGCATAAAACCTAAGTCATAACATAAGAACTGTATATAGACAACACGGAGAGAAAAAATGCGGTTTATATACGGTTTCCGAAATGGGATGCCAAATGGCGCAGTCCCGTTGCACACCTTTTCTGTCTAATCGCCCTGCGGTCTACTCCCGAACGCGAGAACTTGTGTGCGTATACAGTACTCGTCGAATCGTGAAATACGTTTGTAACGGAGCGGCACTGGCGGTGATTATTAtaatcattattattttcgTCTCTCAATTGTATGAACGCTTTCTTATTACATTCGACTCTACGTCCAACTATGGCGCCGGTGCCTAATGTCGAATTTACGAGGATATAACCACATCGCCCCAACTATACAGTTACTTTCTGTGTACGCAAGTTCAActaaaaaagaatggaaaataaaaaaaaaatggggaaataTAGAGGCATTGAAAAAGCAACAATGGAAACACcaagtgaaaagaaaacaatgtaTTCAATTTCTGGTTtaagtataatttttttttttataaaccaGGATTGCAACATTACTGGAACGCTATCGTTTTTTGGTAAAGACCTTTATAGCAAATATGCAAGAGTTGGtgtttcacgtttttttttttttttttgttatttactTTCCCAATCTAACAcgaagcaatttttttattttgtaactCATCACCGGTCCAATCAGAAAAATTTAGCTCatgatttatttgttttgttcttttccaaATGTCGCCACGGCAAAGCAATTTCATCTACTCACTAAAACAAGTGGAATgatgatgaaaaacaaacaacgatTGACCTTTCCCTCTTCCAGCTCCCTTATTTTCGTTTGGCTCGGTGACAAAAAAGAGCAATCTCCCATGGCCTATATTGGAGAGAAGAAGATTAGACATAAAAGCAAAGAATatcgggggaaaaaaataataacaaaaaagaagcagACTAGCATTTCTTTAAAACATAATTCCCCCGATATCCCGTCAGCCGAAGCGTGCAGAACTGGCTGAGTCAAAAGAACGGATCAAATGACGTGCGGACTGGTGGTGGCTGTAAGACGAAGCAGGCGAAACCGGTTTATATAACTATAACTGGAAGcacccattttcttttccttttacaTTCATCGGTCGTCTCTTGTTtcgtttgctttttttctttcttcactcCTTTTTCGAGAGTTCTTCAATCAGTTCGATGAGACTTTTTAAGCCAAAGATGAAACCGTCATCCGGCCCTGTGTACGTCTGGGACTCGGCCGTCATGTCTCGTTGAGTTGCGTGTGCGAAATCAATAATACGCACGTCAATTTCACTCGGTTGGCCATCCAGGCCGTCGTAGATGATCAACAGCGAACTAGTGAAGAGTCGATAAGAGTCCAGCTGGCTTATAACGGCCAGCAATCTGTTCAAACGATCCAGCAGAAGCAGAAAAATGTCGGTTCGCAGACGTTCACCGTTGTGGAAGAACTGCGCCAACGAACAGCGAAGACCATCATCTGTCAACGATCGCCCGTAATATTTATTGCGACATAAATACTTATTGGTCGAAACCTTCATTtaaaacggaaaaagaaaattttgcttttaaaaGGCAACTGGTAATCTGGATATGAATATACCTGAAAGACTTGCATACCACACAGGCGAATGCCCAAAGATCCTGAAGTTGAGTTTTCAACTTTCAGGCTCTGACTACGACGTTTTGACTCAGGGGCGTCATCGCCGTACTGTCGAGTTCCCATTTTAACATCCAAGACGCAAGGTCGTTTCCGCCTACCAAACGCCAATGAAGATCTGAATCATGACAAGAAATTATGGCTATGAGCTAATTACCTCCACGTGAGGTTCTCGAGGAGAAGGAACTCAAAGGACGGCAAGTTTTCAAAATGGCACGGAGAGTGACTCTGCTGGGAGTGGATGGCGTCCACGTCTAACCCAAGCATTTTGGCTATGTGTCCTCTGTGGCAGTGCAGAATCCAAGGGTTGTGACTATGACTTGGCCTTCTTTCGATAGAATGCTCCACACATGGTGAAGAACTTACAGGTGTCATGCTGGTATCATCTTCGAAAATATCTTCATCACTGGAGGTCTCCACACACTCAATATCAATGCATATCCCATGATGCCATTTTATTCTATTTACACAAACCCAAGAATAAATTTAATCATAAACTgttaaaatgtattttataCCTATGTTTCACTGGCATAGTTCCTTCATATGCAATATAGCCTGCAGGAGGGAAGGTAGTTAGGGTGAGGTAGCCACCAGCATCCTCGTTGCAAGTCACTTGGATTGTTCCACGGTACTGGGCAGTAAATGGAACAAGAATCTCTGGCAAGTTTTCGTAAAACGCTTTTTCTCTGACAAGAAGTGGTTTTCCGACGGTTGCTTCATCGAGGCACAGCATTGATGAGTGGCCGCCGACCTGGTGCACGAACGGCTCCAGCTGATGTCCACCATTCAGTACCAAATGAGtgttgagtttttactctaGACGGACAACTGAAATCTTACCTTGAGCGACACCTGAGGAGGAAGTTTAGGCTCCTCATTAGGGCTGGGAGAATCCATCGACTGGTGTACGATGAGTGGGAATATAAACTAAATAACAACCATGAGATATATAACTTGGATGTATCAGGGACGACCTCGGTGTAGTTTGGCAAGCCGTTGCTTGGCAACAGGCGTTACATACCAGACgaaaacttttgttttcactttaTTCTTCACCGGATTtagattttgaatttttcgaCAGAAATGCAGTTTACACTACAGAACGAATAGGACTAAATTTGAGGAATTGTAGTTTCAGAAGTTACTGAAGACCATTTAGACGGTCAatgattttggttttgtttaagattataaaagaaacaaaaaaaacaaaagcttgCATATTCGACTAAAAATGCGCGTCCTAAAAAAGccgacagaaaaaaaaattctatcaCAATCCTATCTTTTAATTGCTTCGTAACAGATCAAAGTCAGCTTTTATAATCAAAAATACGAACGAAAACGAATAACAACGTATTCGAAGGAATGATGTGGTCG includes:
- the LOC116919000 gene encoding inositol hexakisphosphate kinase 3; translation: MDSPSPNEEPKLPPQVSLKLEPFVHQVGGHSSMLCLDEATVGKPLLVREKAFYENLPEILVPFTAQYRGTIQVTCNEDAGGYLTLTTFPPAGYIAYEGTMPVKHRIKWHHGICIDIECVETSSDEDIFEDDTSMTPVSSSPCVEHSIERRPSHSHNPWILHCHRGHIAKMLGLDVDAIHSQQSHSPCHFENLPSFEFLLLENLTWRRKRPCVLDVKMGTRQYGDDAPESKRRSQSLKVENSTSGSLGIRLCGMQVFQVSTNKYLCRNKYYGRSLTDDGLRCSLAQFFHNGERLRTDIFLLLLDRLNRLLAVISQLDSYRLFTSSLLIIYDGLDGQPSEIDVRIIDFAHATQRDMTAESQTYTGPDDGFIFGLKSLIELIEELSKKE